In Pseudomonadota bacterium, one DNA window encodes the following:
- a CDS encoding PAS domain S-box protein, with the protein MPGDPSIKQLQKRIKEQEGELLRQRAENQALLDSTRAILAFDDFEKTARIIFDGCISVIGATSGYIALLNDDGTENEVVFLESGGQTCTVDVNLPMPIRGLRKEAYRKGKAVFDNNFSTSKWMKYMPEGHVRLDNVLFAPLIIDHKAAGLFGIANKQGGFTDEDARVAGSFAQLAAVALKNHDSIKQLSESRERFQSVVETIPHGVQENDLTGVITFSNHAHHKILGYPQGELIGRKIWDFMPTDKEKEGLEKYLAFLVEIQPPSKSSVVKNLTRDGRLIEVQLDWDYKRDMQGNLTGFITVVTDVTDKNRAEETLRQRTLSLGEQVRELNCLYEISDLAEQVDRSYEEIIAKALNSIPPAMGFPESVCARIVCNDYEVRTENFRETPWKMTGNIHIHGKDSGYIDVFSLADKQQDQAEPFSGKDHFLLKEISERLARVIEYKEDHASLQNALQQAKGAKAKTERILSAIGQGLSIQDTDFKIIYQNQLHKDLLGDHVGEYCYKAYESNNDICPGCPLSRCFEDGKIHSCERCITKGGDSQHYEITASPLRDRDGRITSGLEVVRNITEQKQMLQNIIRARNLESLGSLAGGIAHDFNNMLTAVFGNIELAKNRLNPQDIAYQLLTQAEKASSQAKALTKQLLTFSRGGSPLKETMPIVDFLQETTNFILSGTKIKFEYQIPDDLWPVQIDLSQMGQVIQNILQNAKEAMPPGGNLVLHAENISIKTGNKLRIAPGDYIKISFKDSGPGIDPSILPKIYDPYFSTKERGAQRGTGLGLAICHSIIEKHDGQITAESTPGKGSTFTIYLPAKPLPPYSENLDVTEKPITKQKRVLYMEDEEAVIQVAREMFNLLDYETEFALTGEEAIILYNKANKSDRPYDLVILDLTIRGGMGGEETIARLLEIDPGVKALVASGYTDNPILANPEFFGFSGAITKPFSIADLSDAVKKLLDAGGN; encoded by the coding sequence ATGCCCGGCGACCCTAGCATTAAGCAATTGCAGAAAAGGATCAAAGAGCAGGAAGGAGAACTTCTCAGGCAACGCGCCGAAAACCAGGCGCTCCTGGACAGCACCCGGGCGATTCTGGCCTTTGATGATTTTGAAAAAACCGCCCGGATAATTTTTGACGGGTGCATCTCAGTTATCGGCGCGACCTCCGGGTACATTGCCCTGTTAAACGATGACGGCACAGAAAACGAAGTGGTATTTCTGGAATCCGGCGGGCAGACCTGCACCGTTGACGTCAATCTTCCCATGCCCATCCGCGGCCTGCGCAAAGAAGCATACCGCAAAGGCAAAGCAGTCTTTGATAATAATTTTTCCACGAGCAAATGGATGAAATACATGCCTGAGGGGCATGTCCGCCTTGATAACGTCCTCTTCGCGCCGCTGATCATTGACCATAAAGCCGCAGGTCTGTTCGGAATAGCAAATAAACAGGGCGGCTTCACCGATGAAGATGCCCGGGTTGCTGGTTCCTTTGCGCAGCTGGCGGCCGTGGCCCTTAAAAATCACGATTCGATAAAACAACTTTCGGAAAGCAGGGAGCGCTTTCAATCGGTTGTGGAAACCATACCTCACGGCGTTCAGGAAAATGACCTTACAGGGGTCATAACCTTCAGCAATCATGCCCATCATAAAATCCTTGGATATCCTCAAGGGGAATTGATCGGCAGAAAAATCTGGGACTTCATGCCCACTGACAAGGAAAAAGAGGGGCTCGAAAAATATCTCGCTTTTCTGGTGGAAATCCAGCCACCTTCCAAATCCAGTGTAGTGAAAAACCTGACCAGGGACGGACGACTCATCGAAGTCCAGCTGGACTGGGATTATAAAAGAGACATGCAGGGAAACCTTACGGGATTTATCACGGTGGTGACCGATGTTACCGACAAAAACCGGGCTGAAGAAACTCTCAGGCAAAGAACCCTTTCCCTGGGGGAGCAGGTCCGAGAATTAAACTGCCTCTACGAAATTTCCGATCTGGCCGAACAGGTGGATCGTTCCTATGAAGAAATCATCGCAAAGGCCCTTAATTCGATTCCTCCTGCCATGGGATTCCCTGAATCAGTCTGCGCCCGGATTGTTTGTAACGATTATGAGGTCAGAACCGAAAATTTCCGGGAAACTCCATGGAAAATGACCGGCAACATCCATATTCACGGGAAAGATTCGGGTTACATTGATGTCTTTTCTCTGGCGGACAAGCAACAAGATCAAGCCGAACCATTTTCCGGCAAGGATCATTTCCTGTTAAAAGAAATCAGTGAACGGCTGGCCAGGGTTATCGAATACAAGGAGGACCATGCATCCCTGCAGAACGCTTTGCAGCAGGCCAAGGGAGCAAAGGCCAAAACCGAAAGGATTCTTTCCGCCATCGGTCAGGGCCTTTCGATTCAGGACACCGATTTCAAAATTATTTATCAGAATCAGCTCCACAAAGATCTCCTGGGCGATCACGTCGGCGAATACTGCTATAAGGCATACGAGAGCAATAATGATATCTGCCCGGGATGCCCGCTTTCACGCTGTTTCGAAGACGGCAAGATCCACTCCTGCGAACGATGCATTACTAAAGGAGGAGATAGTCAGCACTACGAAATAACCGCTTCTCCCTTGCGGGACCGGGACGGCCGCATAACCTCGGGCCTGGAAGTTGTCAGAAACATCACCGAACAGAAACAGATGCTGCAGAACATAATCCGGGCACGAAACCTGGAATCCCTTGGCTCCCTGGCCGGCGGCATTGCCCATGATTTCAATAATATGCTCACCGCAGTATTCGGCAATATCGAGCTTGCCAAAAACAGACTCAACCCGCAGGACATTGCATATCAACTGCTCACCCAGGCGGAAAAAGCCTCTTCCCAGGCCAAGGCCTTGACCAAGCAGCTCCTTACTTTCTCTCGAGGTGGAAGTCCCCTCAAGGAGACCATGCCGATTGTCGATTTTCTCCAGGAAACCACAAACTTTATCCTCAGCGGCACCAAAATAAAATTTGAATATCAGATTCCGGACGACCTCTGGCCGGTGCAAATCGATCTGAGCCAGATGGGTCAGGTGATCCAGAATATACTGCAGAACGCCAAAGAGGCGATGCCCCCGGGAGGAAACCTTGTTCTGCATGCTGAAAACATCAGCATCAAAACCGGAAACAAGCTGCGCATCGCTCCGGGCGATTACATAAAAATATCATTTAAAGACAGCGGTCCAGGGATTGACCCTTCTATCCTGCCAAAGATCTACGACCCCTATTTTTCCACCAAAGAACGCGGCGCCCAGAGAGGAACGGGCCTGGGTCTTGCCATCTGCCATTCAATCATCGAAAAGCATGACGGGCAGATAACCGCGGAATCAACGCCAGGCAAAGGCAGCACATTTACGATCTATCTCCCGGCTAAACCACTGCCACCTTATAGTGAAAACCTTGACGTAACGGAAAAGCCGATCACAAAACAAAAGCGCGTCCTGTATATGGAAGACGAAGAGGCGGTGATCCAGGTAGCCAGAGAAATGTTTAATCTCCTGGATTATGAAACCGAGTTCGCCCTCACCGGCGAAGAAGCAATTATCCTGTATAACAAGGCGAATAAATCCGACCGCCCCTATGACCTGGTGATTCTCGACCTTACAATCCGGGGCGGAATGGGCGGCGAGGAGACCATCGCCAGGCTGCTTGAAATCGACCCGGGAGTCAAGGCACTGGTCGCCAGCGGTTATACCGACAACCCGATACTCGCCAACCCGGAATTTTTCGGATTCAGCGGGGCAATCACCAAACCCTTCAGTATTGCTGATCTCAGCGATGCGGTTAAGAAACTGCTTGATGCGGGTGGGAACTAG
- the tatC gene encoding twin-arginine translocase subunit TatC, which translates to MRILSEYFSDHLLELRNRVLISVITIAVFSGLSYLFSTEITRFLMGPLFQARPDIVKLVYTNLTEAFVSYIKVAIIAGIIFSFPILCYEAWMYVAPGLHDNEKKIAFKVVSWATLLFVSGILFSYFVVMPQALAFLMDTRGYDIQALPKLDAYLTFVARSSLAFGLAFEIPFLMVVAGKTGLVDKAGFTRKRWYYYAAILVLAFLLTAGDVFSAVLLAFPLFGLYEAGVVATRLF; encoded by the coding sequence ATGAGAATTCTATCCGAATATTTTTCAGACCATCTGCTGGAACTTCGCAACCGGGTCCTCATCTCGGTTATAACCATCGCGGTATTCAGCGGGCTCTCCTATCTCTTTTCTACAGAAATAACCCGGTTCCTCATGGGGCCGCTCTTTCAAGCCCGGCCGGATATCGTAAAACTTGTGTATACCAATCTCACCGAAGCCTTTGTGAGCTATATCAAGGTTGCAATTATTGCCGGGATAATTTTCAGCTTTCCGATTCTTTGTTACGAGGCGTGGATGTATGTGGCGCCGGGGCTGCATGATAATGAAAAGAAAATTGCCTTCAAGGTGGTTTCCTGGGCAACCCTGCTTTTTGTCTCCGGAATCCTGTTTTCTTATTTTGTGGTGATGCCTCAGGCGCTTGCCTTTCTGATGGACACCCGTGGCTATGATATTCAGGCGCTCCCCAAGCTTGATGCATATCTTACTTTTGTGGCGCGCTCATCCCTTGCTTTCGGCCTGGCTTTTGAAATACCATTTTTAATGGTTGTCGCCGGCAAGACCGGCCTTGTTGACAAAGCAGGTTTTACCCGGAAGCGCTGGTATTATTACGCAGCAATTCTGGTACTTGCCTTTTTGCTTACTGCCGGGGATGTTTTTTCAGCAGTACTTCTTGCTTTTCCGCTTTTCGGGTTGTATGAGGCCGGAGTTGTGGCTACCAGGTTGTTCTAG
- a CDS encoding twin-arginine translocase TatA/TatE family subunit — protein MFGIGLPELIVIFVVALIVVGPDKLPGMAKTIAKQLVELKKAAGSLKDTIQQEADDSLNYQVNPLDSLPQLPLPYDNEDEGGAEQGVNPPAAGPAATESEPDRVEKEPGT, from the coding sequence ATGTTTGGAATCGGTCTCCCTGAATTAATTGTAATATTTGTCGTCGCACTCATCGTCGTGGGTCCTGACAAGTTGCCTGGAATGGCCAAGACCATTGCCAAGCAGCTTGTGGAGTTGAAAAAAGCGGCCGGGTCATTAAAGGATACCATTCAGCAGGAAGCGGATGATAGTCTGAACTATCAGGTAAATCCCCTTGATTCCCTGCCGCAGCTTCCTTTGCCTTATGATAATGAAGATGAGGGAGGAGCGGAGCAAGGAGTCAATCCCCCGGCAGCAGGTCCTGCCGCAACCGAGTCCGAGCCTGATCGGGTTGAAAAAGAACCCGGCACATGA
- a CDS encoding adenylosuccinate synthase — MANVVIVGTQWGDEGKGKIVDLLTKHADYIVRFQGGNNAGHTLVVEGKQYIFHLIPSGILYDDKKCIIGNGVVLDPAVLLEEMKKLADSGLPVTPKRLQISERAHLIMPYHNMLDAASENTKNKGAKIGTTGRGIGPCYGDKITRKGIKIGDLLDPDLFREKLENNITEKNFLFTEKYGVAPIRFDAIYGQFQKFAEQLAPYVSNVSVELDLARRAGKHILFEGAQGTQLDIDHGTYPFVTSSNTVSGNACTGSGFGPSHIDTVIGILKAYTTRVGEGPFPTELFDSVGDELQKKGGEFGATTGRKRRCGWLDAVVANEAVRLNGINGLAITKLDVLSGQPTLKIAHSYEAGGKTYTAMPGNIRTTQSLIPKYEDIDGWAEDISKATNIDDLPLKARNYIKRIEEITETPAFIVSVGPGREETLLLKNPFEG; from the coding sequence ATGGCTAATGTGGTTATTGTCGGAACCCAGTGGGGTGATGAAGGAAAGGGAAAAATCGTCGACCTCCTTACCAAGCACGCGGATTATATCGTCAGATTCCAGGGTGGCAATAATGCCGGTCACACGCTGGTAGTCGAAGGCAAACAATATATATTTCATCTCATCCCTTCAGGGATTCTCTATGATGACAAGAAATGCATAATCGGCAACGGTGTGGTCCTTGACCCCGCCGTCCTGCTTGAAGAGATGAAAAAACTTGCTGATTCAGGATTGCCGGTGACACCAAAACGCCTGCAGATCAGCGAAAGAGCGCATCTCATCATGCCCTATCACAATATGCTTGACGCTGCCAGTGAAAATACCAAAAACAAGGGCGCCAAGATCGGCACCACCGGCCGCGGCATCGGCCCCTGCTACGGCGACAAAATCACCCGGAAAGGCATAAAAATCGGCGACCTGCTTGATCCGGATCTTTTCAGGGAAAAGCTGGAAAATAATATTACCGAAAAAAACTTTCTGTTTACTGAAAAATACGGGGTTGCGCCAATCAGATTTGATGCAATCTACGGACAATTTCAAAAATTCGCGGAACAGCTCGCGCCCTATGTCAGCAATGTTTCCGTGGAACTCGACCTGGCCAGGCGGGCAGGGAAACACATTCTGTTTGAGGGCGCCCAGGGCACCCAGCTCGATATCGACCACGGCACCTATCCCTTTGTCACTTCTTCCAACACAGTTTCCGGCAATGCCTGCACCGGATCAGGATTCGGCCCCTCGCACATCGACACGGTCATCGGCATTCTGAAAGCATATACAACCAGGGTGGGAGAAGGACCTTTTCCCACTGAACTTTTCGATTCCGTGGGCGACGAACTCCAGAAAAAGGGCGGCGAATTCGGCGCCACCACCGGCCGTAAGCGCCGCTGCGGCTGGCTCGACGCGGTTGTCGCCAATGAAGCGGTCCGCTTAAACGGCATCAACGGCCTGGCAATCACCAAACTGGATGTATTAAGCGGCCAGCCGACGCTGAAAATTGCCCACTCCTATGAAGCCGGCGGCAAAACCTATACCGCGATGCCCGGAAACATCAGGACAACCCAGAGCCTCATCCCGAAATACGAAGACATTGACGGCTGGGCCGAAGACATCAGCAAGGCGACAAATATAGATGATCTGCCGCTGAAGGCCAGAAATTACATAAAACGCATTGAGGAGATAACCGAGACCCCGGCGTTCATCGTCTCCGTTGGACCGGGGCGGGAAGAGACCCTGCTTCTTAAAAATCCGTTCGAGGGATAA
- a CDS encoding B12-binding domain-containing radical SAM protein, with translation MRLLLIYPEIPETFWSFKYALKFIRKKASSPPLGLLTVAAMLPENWELRLSDLNIAQLAEADLEWADYAFVSGMVIQRDSAREVISRCKAKGITVVAGGPLFTCEHEEFDEVDHFVLNEAEETLPPFLKDLQNGQAGRIYATSAFADIHTTPVPLWRLADMKRYFSMSIQFSRGCPFNCEFCSVTALFGHRPRIKSSAQIIAELDSLYAHGWRATIFFVDDNFIGNKRYLKTDLLPALIAWHKNKHGITFYTEASINLADDQELMQMMSAAGFDMVFIGIETPDESSLSECNKMHNKNRNLVEDIRRIQQNGLQVQGGFIVGFDNDTASIFQQQIDFIQKSGIVTAMVGMLQAPAGTKLYDRLKKAGRLLSQMSGDNVNAATNIIPQMSIETLQEGYRRILLNIYSPEHYYKRVKNFLTDYKPPKIRGSLGFQDVMAFFRSIFHLGIMGRERMQYWRLLIWTQFHRPRLFPMAIKFAIYGYHFRKICEIHIRS, from the coding sequence ATGCGCCTCCTGCTTATTTATCCGGAAATCCCGGAGACCTTCTGGAGTTTCAAGTACGCCCTCAAATTCATCCGAAAAAAGGCGTCATCCCCACCCCTCGGTCTGCTCACCGTCGCCGCCATGCTCCCGGAAAACTGGGAATTGCGCCTTTCAGATCTCAATATTGCACAACTTGCTGAAGCTGATCTTGAGTGGGCTGATTATGCCTTTGTCAGCGGTATGGTTATCCAGCGTGATTCCGCCCGTGAAGTGATTTCCCGATGTAAGGCAAAAGGTATAACCGTTGTTGCCGGAGGGCCGCTTTTCACCTGTGAGCATGAAGAATTTGATGAGGTCGACCATTTTGTTCTCAATGAGGCCGAAGAAACCCTGCCGCCATTTTTAAAAGACCTTCAAAACGGTCAGGCCGGGCGAATCTATGCGACCTCGGCGTTTGCCGATATCCACACAACTCCCGTGCCGCTCTGGCGACTTGCGGACATGAAACGCTATTTTTCCATGAGTATCCAGTTTTCAAGGGGTTGCCCGTTTAACTGCGAATTCTGCAGCGTCACCGCATTATTCGGCCATCGCCCGCGCATCAAATCCAGCGCCCAGATCATTGCCGAACTTGACAGTCTTTACGCGCACGGGTGGCGGGCAACGATCTTTTTTGTTGACGATAATTTCATCGGCAATAAACGCTATCTCAAAACCGATCTCCTGCCGGCTTTAATCGCCTGGCATAAAAACAAGCACGGCATCACCTTTTATACCGAGGCCTCGATAAATCTCGCCGATGACCAGGAACTCATGCAGATGATGAGCGCCGCCGGGTTTGACATGGTTTTCATCGGCATTGAGACCCCGGACGAATCCAGTCTTTCCGAATGCAATAAAATGCATAATAAAAACCGCAATCTGGTGGAAGATATACGAAGGATTCAGCAAAACGGCTTGCAGGTTCAGGGCGGATTCATCGTTGGCTTCGATAATGACACCGCCTCCATCTTCCAGCAGCAGATTGATTTCATCCAGAAAAGCGGCATAGTCACCGCCATGGTAGGAATGCTCCAGGCTCCGGCCGGAACAAAATTGTATGACCGACTGAAAAAGGCAGGCCGCCTCCTCAGTCAGATGTCGGGAGATAATGTCAACGCCGCCACCAATATCATCCCCCAGATGAGTATTGAGACCCTTCAGGAAGGCTACCGGAGGATTCTCTTAAACATCTACTCTCCGGAACATTATTATAAGCGCGTAAAAAACTTCCTGACGGACTACAAACCGCCTAAGATCCGCGGCTCTCTTGGCTTCCAGGACGTAATGGCTTTTTTCAGATCGATTTTCCATCTCGGGATCATGGGGAGGGAGCGCATGCAATACTGGCGTCTGCTGATCTGGACGCAATTCCACCGACCGCGTCTTTTTCCCATGGCAATCAAATTTGCCATCTACGGCTATCACTTCAGAAAAATCTGCGAAATACACATTCGAAGCTGA
- the rpoZ gene encoding DNA-directed RNA polymerase subunit omega: MARITVEDCLSQVGNENRFSLIHLAVERLKQHRDGQPMLVKGKNKEVVMTLREIAAGMISFDNIHDFAVKKDKKQTPAPAIEAITEETEKA, from the coding sequence ATGGCAAGAATAACAGTTGAAGACTGCTTATCTCAGGTTGGCAATGAAAACAGATTCTCACTCATCCATCTCGCGGTGGAACGCCTCAAACAGCACCGTGATGGCCAGCCGATGCTTGTTAAAGGCAAAAATAAAGAAGTCGTCATGACCCTGCGGGAAATCGCTGCCGGAATGATCAGTTTCGACAACATTCACGATTTCGCAGTCAAAAAAGATAAAAAGCAGACCCCAGCACCGGCTATCGAAGCCATTACCGAAGAAACCGAAAAGGCTTAA
- the dnaJ gene encoding molecular chaperone DnaJ — translation MSQNYYEILGVSSSASKDEIKKAYRKQAMKYHPDRNQGDNEAEEKFKEATEAYEVLGDPEKRGIYDRYGIEGLKNTGYSGPGNFEDIFSNFGDIFGDIFGFGSSRGGGSRRQGPIQGSDLRYDLSISFMEAVHGLEKEIEIIKPDTCWTCEGTGLRPGHKPQTCSTCNGMGQVIRAQGPFRLSTTCPTCAGSGEMISDPCMDCEGKGLISKQKKVSLKIPAGVDTGARMRLKNEGEGGRRGGPSGDLYVMIYVDPHEIFHRQENDIFIEFPVSIVQASLGDKLKIPTIHGQSKLKIPSGTQPGQIFTLKSEGVPSLRGKSRGDMHVEIKVIIPTKLTDRQKELLKELEAIENEKGETHEEGFLKKIFNISA, via the coding sequence ATGTCCCAGAATTATTACGAAATACTCGGCGTCTCTTCCTCTGCTTCAAAGGATGAAATAAAAAAGGCCTACAGAAAACAGGCCATGAAATATCATCCCGACCGGAACCAGGGTGACAACGAGGCCGAAGAAAAATTCAAAGAGGCCACCGAAGCGTATGAAGTTCTCGGCGATCCAGAAAAACGCGGCATTTACGACCGCTACGGGATTGAAGGACTTAAGAATACCGGCTACAGCGGTCCCGGCAATTTTGAAGATATTTTCTCCAATTTCGGCGACATTTTCGGCGATATTTTCGGATTCGGTTCAAGCAGAGGCGGTGGAAGCCGAAGACAAGGCCCGATTCAGGGTTCTGATCTGCGGTACGACCTGAGTATCAGTTTCATGGAGGCGGTTCACGGCCTTGAAAAAGAAATTGAAATTATTAAGCCCGATACCTGCTGGACATGCGAAGGCACCGGACTGAGACCAGGACATAAACCCCAAACCTGCAGCACATGCAACGGCATGGGGCAGGTAATCCGCGCCCAGGGACCTTTCCGCTTAAGTACAACCTGCCCAACCTGCGCCGGCTCCGGAGAAATGATTTCCGATCCATGCATGGATTGCGAAGGCAAAGGCCTGATCAGCAAGCAGAAAAAAGTTTCCCTGAAGATCCCGGCCGGCGTTGATACCGGTGCCAGGATGCGACTTAAAAACGAGGGAGAAGGTGGACGCAGGGGTGGCCCGTCGGGAGACCTTTATGTGATGATTTACGTTGATCCACATGAAATCTTCCATCGACAGGAAAACGATATTTTTATTGAGTTCCCGGTTTCTATTGTCCAGGCATCCTTAGGGGACAAACTCAAAATTCCAACCATTCACGGCCAGAGTAAACTCAAAATACCCTCAGGAACCCAGCCCGGCCAGATTTTCACTTTAAAATCCGAAGGGGTCCCTTCTTTACGGGGCAAGAGCCGTGGCGACATGCATGTGGAAATCAAGGTAATAATCCCGACCAAGCTCACAGACAGACAGAAAGAACTGTTAAAAGAGCTTGAAGCAATAGAAAACGAAAAAGGCGAGACCCACGAAGAGGGATTTTTAAAAAAAATATTCAACATCTCCGCGTAA
- the moaC gene encoding cyclic pyranopterin monophosphate synthase MoaC, with protein MADAELTHFDAQGNARMVDIGSKADTFREAEAAGSIIMSAETYRLVKEGGIAKGDVLGTARLAAIMAAKKVDSLIPLAHPLAITKAEVNFEYIDSARKIDIFASVAVNGKTGVEMEALTAVAIAALTIYDMCKAVDKGMIIENIRLLTKTGGKSGSYRRAGTGSTMR; from the coding sequence ATGGCTGATGCCGAACTGACCCACTTTGATGCGCAAGGCAATGCCCGGATGGTTGATATCGGCTCCAAGGCGGATACTTTTCGGGAAGCGGAGGCAGCTGGATCGATTATCATGTCTGCCGAAACGTATCGACTGGTCAAAGAAGGCGGCATTGCCAAGGGTGATGTTTTAGGAACGGCGCGGCTTGCGGCCATCATGGCGGCAAAAAAAGTTGACAGCCTGATCCCACTTGCTCATCCCCTGGCGATAACCAAGGCTGAGGTCAACTTTGAATACATTGATTCAGCCAGAAAAATTGATATTTTTGCAAGTGTTGCAGTAAACGGCAAAACCGGCGTTGAAATGGAAGCCCTGACCGCTGTTGCAATAGCTGCTTTGACAATTTATGATATGTGCAAGGCGGTGGACAAGGGCATGATAATAGAAAATATCCGGCTTCTTACGAAAACCGGAGGAAAAAGCGGATCATACAGGCGGGCCGGAACGGGCTCCACCATGAGATAG
- the dksA gene encoding RNA polymerase-binding protein DksA, with translation MDKKQLDHFKTKLQDMSKDLLDEAEKTIHDMTDHNDNYPDPTDRASAESDRSFELRIRDRERKLLSKIKSAIERIDEGSYGICDECGDDISIKRLEARPVTGLCIECKTKQENYEKAQKG, from the coding sequence ATGGACAAAAAACAACTCGATCATTTCAAAACCAAGCTTCAGGACATGAGCAAAGACCTCCTGGATGAAGCTGAAAAAACCATACACGATATGACGGATCATAATGACAACTATCCTGATCCCACGGACCGAGCATCAGCTGAATCAGACCGAAGCTTTGAACTCCGCATCCGCGATCGCGAAAGAAAGCTTCTCTCCAAAATCAAAAGCGCTATTGAGCGAATTGATGAGGGATCTTACGGCATCTGTGACGAATGCGGCGATGACATATCCATCAAACGCCTTGAAGCAAGACCTGTCACAGGTCTATGCATTGAATGCAAAACCAAGCAGGAAAATTACGAAAAAGCACAAAAAGGTTAA
- the galT gene encoding galactose-1-phosphate uridylyltransferase → MPELRKDPVIGRWIIISTERGKRPTDFIITKDETKNGFCPLCPGNENTTPPEVLSYGQHGYMPNRPGWDLRVVPNKYPALIIEGDIGKQGDGLYDKMNGIGAHEVVIETPNHLESFTHIPPARMIKVFLAFRDRLVDLSHDPRFRYVMIFKNYGGAAGASLEHSHSQLIALPILPRMIVSELDGSHSYYSYKERCIFCDIIRQEVNQDVRVVCQNDYFICMTPWAPRSPFEMWVLPKEHSSSYVTQSDASFKALSEIFSESMLRLNKCIPNVPYNFVLHTAPLRSPPLEHFHWHFEIMPKLTMIAGFEWGSGFYINPVPPEEAAKYLKDAEIQE, encoded by the coding sequence ATGCCTGAACTCCGCAAAGACCCGGTAATCGGCCGCTGGATAATTATTTCCACCGAACGGGGCAAACGACCAACTGATTTCATTATTACCAAGGACGAAACCAAAAACGGCTTTTGCCCTCTTTGTCCTGGCAATGAAAACACCACCCCGCCGGAAGTCTTGAGTTACGGACAGCATGGCTATATGCCCAACCGCCCCGGCTGGGATTTACGGGTTGTTCCCAATAAATACCCGGCCCTGATTATTGAGGGAGACATCGGCAAACAAGGCGACGGGCTATATGACAAGATGAACGGCATCGGTGCCCATGAGGTCGTAATTGAAACCCCCAATCACCTTGAATCCTTCACCCACATACCTCCGGCAAGAATGATCAAGGTCTTTCTGGCCTTTCGCGACCGGCTGGTTGATTTAAGCCATGATCCTCGTTTTCGATATGTGATGATCTTCAAGAATTACGGCGGCGCAGCCGGCGCATCCCTTGAACATTCGCATTCGCAACTCATCGCCCTGCCGATCCTTCCCAGAATGATCGTCTCGGAGCTTGACGGCAGCCATTCCTATTATAGCTATAAGGAACGATGCATTTTCTGCGACATCATCCGCCAGGAAGTCAACCAGGATGTAAGGGTCGTCTGCCAGAACGATTATTTTATTTGCATGACACCATGGGCACCGCGTTCGCCCTTTGAAATGTGGGTCCTGCCCAAAGAGCATTCATCATCCTACGTAACGCAGAGTGATGCATCATTTAAAGCCCTTTCTGAAATTTTTTCAGAAAGCATGCTGCGCCTGAATAAATGCATCCCAAATGTTCCTTATAATTTTGTTCTGCACACAGCTCCTCTGAGATCACCCCCCCTGGAACATTTCCACTGGCATTTTGAAATAATGCCTAAATTAACAATGATTGCAGGCTTTGAGTGGGGCTCGGGTTTTTATATCAATCCGGTCCCGCCCGAGGAAGCTGCAAAATATCTGAAAGACGCTGAAATCCAGGAGTAA
- a CDS encoding response regulator, which yields MKNKILLIDDEDSIHLLYREEFEEEGYEVHSALSAEEGIEKLNIFSPDIIILDINMPGMNGIDALRKIKGINPDLPVILSSAYQEFKQDLASWASDDYIVKSSNLDELKAAVKRLLS from the coding sequence ATGAAAAACAAGATCCTGCTCATAGATGACGAAGACAGCATCCATCTTCTTTATCGGGAAGAATTTGAAGAAGAGGGCTATGAAGTGCATTCGGCGCTTTCCGCAGAAGAGGGCATAGAAAAACTTAATATTTTCTCTCCTGACATTATCATCCTCGATATAAACATGCCTGGCATGAACGGCATCGACGCCTTGCGTAAAATAAAAGGGATCAACCCCGATCTCCCGGTGATCTTAAGCTCTGCGTATCAGGAGTTCAAACAGGACCTGGCTTCATGGGCATCTGACGATTACATTGTCAAATCTTCCAACCTCGACGAGTTGAAAGCTGCGGTGAAACGTCTTCTTTCCTGA